One stretch of Chloroflexota bacterium DNA includes these proteins:
- a CDS encoding DUF362 domain-containing protein, with translation MHKIFVDRIGDDLASQMHDALAFIDWENTVRPDSTVLIKPNLTWPEPKPGVTTSPAFLDALLSVLTSRATKIYVGESDGGTFPAEEAFVRNGLADVCKRYGVPFVNLTKKPARMIEDRVAGRRIQIEASSFLMDDVDVFITAPVLKTHVITRVTLGLKNQWGCIPDPMRLLYHHILDWGIVALNRAYAPQISVLDGTYAMDRRGPLEGDAIPAGWMAVSDNVVALDALGCHLLGVDPRSVRHVAFAEQEKLGTTDFNQMQLNRPLPEPVIQSVIEPDSMDRIAIFLYKRKLMSKLVFDSAATPLLYRLIQRTPPGNIQSYQPADGVL, from the coding sequence ATGCATAAGATATTCGTAGATCGCATCGGCGATGACCTGGCAAGTCAGATGCACGACGCACTGGCGTTCATCGATTGGGAAAACACTGTACGCCCCGATTCGACCGTCCTGATCAAACCCAACCTCACATGGCCCGAACCCAAACCGGGTGTGACCACGTCGCCTGCGTTTCTGGACGCCCTGTTGAGCGTATTGACCAGCCGCGCGACGAAGATCTATGTAGGCGAGTCCGATGGTGGCACCTTTCCTGCGGAAGAGGCCTTCGTCAGGAATGGCCTGGCCGATGTCTGCAAGCGCTACGGCGTTCCCTTTGTGAACCTGACGAAGAAACCTGCTCGCATGATCGAAGATAGGGTTGCTGGACGGCGCATCCAGATCGAGGCCTCCAGTTTCCTCATGGACGATGTAGATGTCTTCATTACCGCTCCTGTTCTAAAAACCCATGTTATTACGCGGGTCACCCTGGGCTTGAAGAACCAATGGGGCTGTATTCCCGATCCCATGCGATTGCTGTATCATCACATCCTCGATTGGGGCATTGTGGCGTTGAACCGGGCTTACGCCCCGCAAATCAGCGTCCTGGACGGCACCTATGCCATGGACCGCCGAGGGCCCCTGGAAGGTGACGCCATTCCGGCCGGCTGGATGGCGGTCTCTGACAACGTAGTCGCCCTGGACGCCCTGGGTTGTCATCTGTTGGGCGTGGACCCGCGCAGCGTGCGACATGTGGCCTTTGCTGAGCAGGAGAAACTGGGTACGACCGATTTCAACCAAATGCAACTGAACCGGCCACTGCCTGAACCGGTCATCCAGTCGGTGATCGAGCCCGATAGCATGGATCGCATTGCTATCTTCCTCTACAAGAGAAAACTGATGTCCAAACTGGTGTTTGACTCGGCGGCCACGCCGTTGCTGTATCGTTTGATCCAACGAACGCCGCCCGGCAATATCCAGAGCTATCAACCGGCTGATGGTGTGCTGTAA
- a CDS encoding glycosyltransferase family 4 protein — MKPLERPAENILPKNDRLRILIVQETNWVDRNVIQQHHLAERLVKRGHYVEVIDYDILWPTRTAPPRWQPRQEFPAVNKVIDGVSLQVTRPATIQLPLLAHMSWTTTSLLELRSKLESQPFDLVIGLTLTNSYFMARLLQWRNIPFISIVQEPYHTMVPQRWLWSAARMMEGAALRASNRVVVFTPQMREYVICTGVDTGQVTVLKTGVSLDLFHENVDGSERRRELGIGPDEWVIFFMGWLYDFSGLLQIVQQIADDSSVLHGARFLIVGDGDIYDELHSLVSRYGIERHVIMTGRRPYEKIPSLVAAADVCMLPSLTNDTTREIVPMKVYEYLAACKPVVASNLPGLKAEFGEDSGIVYADGPIDALHRAVALADLPHEARELAAAGRRAAEKNADWEKTTVALEALLMASVQENGKTSYA; from the coding sequence ATGAAGCCATTGGAGCGACCTGCCGAGAATATCCTTCCTAAAAACGATCGTCTAAGAATCCTGATCGTGCAAGAAACTAACTGGGTCGATCGCAACGTCATCCAGCAACATCACCTGGCAGAGCGCCTGGTGAAACGGGGCCATTATGTGGAAGTGATCGACTACGACATTCTGTGGCCAACGAGAACGGCGCCGCCTCGCTGGCAGCCCCGCCAGGAATTTCCGGCAGTGAACAAGGTGATCGATGGGGTTTCACTGCAAGTCACTCGACCTGCGACCATTCAACTGCCGCTGCTGGCACACATGAGTTGGACAACAACCAGTCTGTTGGAATTACGCAGCAAACTTGAGTCGCAGCCCTTCGACCTGGTGATTGGTTTGACTTTAACCAATAGTTATTTCATGGCACGGTTGCTGCAATGGCGCAATATCCCCTTTATCAGCATCGTGCAGGAGCCTTATCACACCATGGTGCCCCAGCGTTGGCTATGGTCTGCAGCCCGCATGATGGAGGGGGCCGCGCTGCGAGCTTCTAACCGGGTCGTTGTCTTCACGCCGCAGATGCGCGAGTATGTGATCTGCACAGGTGTGGATACGGGACAGGTCACCGTACTGAAGACCGGAGTCAGCCTGGATCTGTTCCACGAAAATGTCGATGGCTCGGAAAGGCGCCGGGAGCTGGGCATTGGTCCCGATGAATGGGTTATCTTTTTTATGGGATGGCTGTATGATTTCTCTGGACTGCTTCAAATCGTCCAGCAGATCGCTGACGATTCCAGCGTACTTCATGGAGCTCGCTTCCTGATCGTCGGCGATGGCGACATCTACGATGAATTGCATAGCCTGGTTTCGCGATATGGTATTGAGCGGCACGTAATCATGACGGGCCGCCGGCCTTACGAAAAAATCCCAAGTTTGGTGGCTGCTGCAGATGTGTGTATGCTACCTTCTCTGACAAACGATACGACCCGCGAGATCGTGCCGATGAAGGTTTATGAGTATCTGGCGGCATGTAAACCAGTGGTGGCCTCAAACCTACCTGGACTAAAAGCGGAATTTGGTGAAGATAGTGGGATCGTCTATGCTGATGGTCCTATCGACGCCCTCCATCGGGCGGTGGCGCTGGCAGACTTGCCGCACGAGGCCCGGGAACTGGCTGCTGCCGGACGAAGAGCTGCCGAGAAAAACGCCGACTGGGAGAAGACAACTGTGGCCCTGGAGGCACTCTTGATGGCATCGGTTCAAGAAAATGGAAAAACGAGTTATGCATAA